Proteins encoded by one window of uncultured Draconibacterium sp.:
- a CDS encoding CatB-related O-acetyltransferase, translating into MNIPDKNKPFPLPQYDRLCFLKNTIKNPNIIVGDYTYYDDFEDVNNFEKNVKYHFDFVGDKLIIGKFCMIASGAKFIMNGGNHLTDSISTYPFSIFGEDWANAMEGKSFPYKGDTEIGNDVWIGSNATIMPGIKIGDGAIIATNSTLTKDVEPYTIFGGNPAKPIRKRFSEDQIEVLLKLKWWNWNIEKITQSVQVLSGTNIDELRKLSNK; encoded by the coding sequence ATGAACATTCCGGATAAAAACAAACCATTTCCACTTCCCCAGTATGATCGCTTGTGTTTTCTGAAAAACACCATCAAAAATCCGAACATTATTGTGGGCGACTACACGTATTACGATGACTTTGAAGATGTTAACAACTTCGAAAAGAATGTAAAATACCACTTCGATTTTGTGGGCGACAAACTCATCATTGGCAAGTTTTGTATGATTGCATCCGGTGCCAAATTTATAATGAACGGCGGAAACCATCTTACCGATTCGATTTCCACTTACCCCTTTTCCATTTTCGGTGAAGACTGGGCAAATGCAATGGAAGGAAAATCATTTCCTTACAAAGGCGATACCGAAATTGGCAACGATGTTTGGATTGGAAGCAATGCGACTATAATGCCGGGAATCAAAATTGGCGACGGAGCAATTATTGCTACAAATTCCACATTAACAAAAGATGTTGAGCCTTACACCATTTTTGGCGGAAACCCCGCAAAACCAATTCGGAAACGTTTTTCGGAAGATCAAATTGAAGTACTGCTGAAATTAAAATGGTGGAACTGGAATATTGAAAAGATTACACAATCGGTGCAAGTGCTGAGCGGAACTAATATTGACGAACTTCGCAAACTTTCAAACAAATAA
- a CDS encoding serine hydrolase domain-containing protein produces the protein MYLSIVNKSKFGVLVLFIALGIFLQCSSTKNTSNPKEKTEKLLEKELTKNNVHNAFLSVYSPSQSIDWSFAGGAFANGEQINLENPFITASIGKTFTATAIAILAEQGDLKFNDPISLHLPDSLMHHLHIFNGVNYSCQITIAHLLQHTSGLPDYFEGTTTDGSENVMELLFSEPDKFWNPVETIEFSKTKMQPLFVPGNGYNYTDTEYILLGLIIEKISGLSLQQFFKEHFFKPLNMKHTSMHLRSEPIEKTLKLSETFAGDIEVSTFTSLSADWAGGGLVSTSSDLIKFQHALFSGKIISEETLETMQNWVPETRGMEYGFGLRKVTFKKLFPTLPDLSVIGHSGSTGSFMFYCPELDVYLTGTLNQTDKVKESVVLMAKVLSLIKKDTESQI, from the coding sequence ATGTACCTGTCAATAGTAAATAAATCGAAATTTGGAGTTTTAGTACTTTTTATTGCGCTCGGAATTTTTCTGCAATGTTCATCGACAAAAAACACGAGCAATCCAAAGGAAAAAACTGAGAAATTGTTGGAGAAAGAGCTGACAAAAAACAACGTTCACAACGCCTTTTTAAGTGTGTACTCGCCTTCTCAATCTATTGACTGGAGTTTTGCAGGTGGCGCATTTGCCAATGGCGAACAAATAAATCTCGAAAATCCGTTTATAACCGCCAGCATCGGTAAAACATTTACCGCCACTGCCATTGCAATTTTAGCGGAGCAAGGAGATCTAAAGTTTAACGATCCTATCAGCTTACATTTGCCCGATTCGCTAATGCACCACCTGCATATTTTTAATGGTGTAAATTATTCGTGTCAAATTACCATTGCACATTTGCTGCAACATACTTCGGGGCTGCCCGATTACTTTGAAGGCACAACAACAGATGGTAGTGAAAACGTAATGGAACTCTTGTTTAGCGAGCCCGACAAATTCTGGAATCCGGTTGAGACTATAGAATTTAGCAAAACAAAAATGCAACCACTGTTTGTTCCCGGTAACGGCTATAATTATACCGACACGGAATATATTTTACTTGGTTTAATAATCGAAAAAATTAGCGGTCTGAGTTTGCAGCAATTTTTTAAAGAGCACTTTTTTAAGCCGCTGAACATGAAACATACTTCCATGCATTTGCGATCGGAACCAATTGAAAAAACCTTAAAACTGTCGGAAACTTTTGCCGGAGATATTGAGGTGAGCACATTTACGAGCCTCAGTGCAGATTGGGCCGGCGGAGGATTGGTTTCTACCAGCAGCGATCTGATTAAATTCCAACATGCACTTTTTTCGGGTAAAATTATCTCAGAAGAAACGTTGGAAACAATGCAAAACTGGGTACCCGAAACACGTGGTATGGAATATGGTTTTGGCTTGCGTAAAGTAACTTTCAAAAAGTTGTTTCCAACATTGCCTGATTTATCTGTAATAGGCCATTCGGGAAGCACAGGCTCGTTTATGTTTTATTGCCCTGAACTGGATGTTTACCTGACAGGCACACTCAATCAAACCGATAAAGTTAAAGAGTCGGTTGTGCTGATGGCAAAAGTGCTTTCGCTAATTAAAAAGGACACGGAAAGCCAGATTTAA
- a CDS encoding DUF3575 domain-containing protein, whose translation MKTQIRKTTTMRKSRRLPYLVLMLLTILLAQNASAQSYEKNKKENERWISPARTALGFCPGGVAVGFYSANVEHLFGENHGLVLRGDLETIPDTYSDANIESSGKAVILNYRYHIGGGLNSFYAGAFARYRKIKGDGALEDGDFDFKLPECTIGLNAGKRWIWKNGLSLNFALGYGYAYDELKVNNSSQAAIDAIDVFRDDYTFMNGFLGEFSIGYAF comes from the coding sequence ATGAAAACACAAATTAGAAAAACTACAACGATGAGAAAATCAAGAAGACTTCCTTATTTGGTTTTAATGCTGCTGACCATTCTGTTAGCGCAAAATGCAAGTGCCCAAAGCTATGAAAAGAACAAAAAAGAAAACGAACGATGGATTAGCCCGGCTCGCACAGCTTTAGGTTTTTGCCCTGGCGGAGTGGCCGTTGGATTTTACTCGGCTAACGTTGAGCATTTATTTGGCGAGAATCACGGGCTGGTGTTGCGTGGCGATTTGGAAACCATTCCCGACACGTATTCGGATGCAAATATTGAATCCAGTGGAAAAGCAGTAATTTTAAACTATCGTTACCACATTGGCGGCGGATTGAATTCGTTTTATGCAGGAGCTTTTGCCCGCTACCGAAAAATTAAAGGCGACGGCGCGCTGGAAGACGGAGATTTTGACTTCAAACTGCCGGAGTGTACCATTGGCTTAAACGCGGGTAAACGCTGGATTTGGAAAAACGGACTTTCACTGAACTTTGCCTTGGGTTACGGCTATGCTTATGATGAGTTAAAAGTGAACAATTCGAGTCAGGCAGCTATAGATGCAATTGATGTATTCCGCGATGATTACACCTTTATGAATGGATTTTTAGGCGAGTTCTCTATCGGATACGCATTTTAA
- a CDS encoding helix-turn-helix domain-containing protein: protein MGETNSHKHTDKSIVVLPFVNMSSDPDNEYFSDGITEEIINALTKIDGLKVIARTSSFAFKGKHVDVREIGRQLDVSSVLEGSVRKVQSRVRITAQLINAADGTHYWSKNFDREMEDIFALQDEISLLIANQIRENFGHFNIQEHLVSEPTTNIKAYELFLKGHFYQLKWDAISIAEATKYYEASVQHDPKFARAYYGLVQSYGLLAAWGYMPAEEGFEIAIKNFMIASDLDKSLPEYGMSFIGRTFWMEWDFKATYKQLLDTLNQHPKYTDGLEAMAELLMSHGYFKQAEEYIQKAMKVDPLSANHYYTLSHINYYQSKFDAALKYVEKALQINPDFVLARELRILCFIWLNKENEFLEAITETPNREAKTIYYNVLNKGLNTLPPETLKSWESIVEDKQQMVPYELFALANTEHQQEALELLGKYVAQKRGQLINFRQDPSLQALQKFDAFHSLHVSNFKLEDEGESSVSRNNEADTAIPVNDNQLEKLVHFIKTEQPFLNAQLSLRSLAEMLDLHPNKLSYLINEKTGMNFNEFINQFRFVHFKQLANNPKNAHLTILGMAYESGFNSKTVFNAYFKKAEGTTPGSWMKNGKA, encoded by the coding sequence ATGGGTGAAACAAATTCCCATAAACATACCGACAAATCCATTGTTGTTCTCCCTTTCGTGAATATGAGTTCCGATCCGGACAACGAATATTTCAGCGATGGTATAACCGAAGAAATAATTAATGCATTAACCAAAATTGATGGATTAAAAGTTATTGCGCGTACCTCGTCGTTTGCTTTTAAAGGCAAGCACGTTGATGTGCGCGAAATTGGCCGACAACTAGATGTTTCATCGGTGCTGGAAGGCAGTGTGCGGAAGGTTCAAAGCCGGGTTCGAATTACAGCTCAGTTAATAAACGCGGCGGATGGGACACACTACTGGTCGAAAAATTTTGATCGCGAGATGGAAGATATTTTTGCACTGCAGGATGAAATTAGCCTGCTTATTGCCAACCAAATTCGTGAGAACTTCGGGCACTTCAACATACAGGAACACCTGGTAAGTGAGCCAACTACCAATATAAAAGCATATGAGCTTTTCCTGAAAGGTCATTTTTATCAATTAAAATGGGATGCCATTTCGATAGCCGAAGCAACAAAATATTACGAAGCTTCGGTACAGCACGATCCGAAATTTGCGCGCGCTTATTACGGGTTGGTGCAAAGTTACGGTTTGCTGGCTGCCTGGGGGTATATGCCGGCTGAAGAAGGTTTTGAAATAGCCATCAAAAATTTTATGATTGCCAGCGATCTCGATAAATCGCTTCCGGAATATGGCATGTCGTTTATTGGCCGCACTTTTTGGATGGAGTGGGATTTTAAAGCCACATACAAACAACTGCTCGATACATTAAATCAGCACCCGAAATATACCGACGGGCTGGAAGCAATGGCCGAGTTATTAATGTCGCACGGCTATTTTAAACAAGCCGAGGAATATATTCAAAAAGCGATGAAAGTTGATCCGCTTTCCGCGAATCATTATTACACACTTTCGCATATTAACTATTATCAAAGCAAATTTGATGCAGCGCTGAAATACGTGGAAAAGGCTTTACAAATTAATCCGGATTTTGTTCTGGCGCGCGAACTACGTATTCTCTGTTTCATCTGGCTGAATAAAGAGAATGAATTTCTGGAAGCCATTACCGAAACGCCAAACCGGGAGGCAAAAACAATTTATTACAATGTGCTCAACAAAGGCCTGAATACACTCCCGCCCGAGACACTAAAAAGCTGGGAGTCGATTGTTGAGGACAAGCAACAAATGGTTCCGTACGAACTTTTTGCGTTGGCCAATACCGAACATCAGCAGGAAGCACTAGAACTATTGGGCAAATATGTGGCTCAAAAACGCGGACAGCTTATTAATTTCAGGCAAGATCCATCGTTACAAGCTCTGCAAAAATTCGACGCGTTCCATTCCTTGCATGTATCGAACTTTAAACTTGAGGATGAAGGTGAAAGTTCGGTTTCACGCAATAATGAAGCCGACACAGCTATTCCGGTAAACGATAACCAACTGGAAAAACTGGTTCATTTTATCAAAACAGAACAACCATTTCTGAATGCACAATTGAGCTTACGATCGCTGGCCGAAATGCTCGACCTTCACCCCAACAAACTCTCGTACCTGATAAATGAAAAAACAGGAATGAACTTTAACGAGTTTATTAATCAATTCAGGTTCGTGCATTTTAAACAGCTGGCCAATAATCCGAAAAATGCCCATCTCACTATTTTAGGAATGGCTTACGAAAGTGGCTTTAACTCTAAAACCGTATTTAACGCCTACTTTAAAAAGGCGGAAGGAACAACTCCCGGCAGCTGGATGAAAAACGGCAAAGCATAA
- a CDS encoding GNAT family N-acetyltransferase translates to MKHKKSETISRFVNEMYILLIGIGLGNMIFRNTKRFNFSEIDGFVDVFLGLFVIYVAIRYWLDWIEYIQEKVKTTKREFIIDFLILINILLLFSFFYKINTLTLLMLSISTFDLIWTLNYIFENRNEDNLKFVNQRNWIIEKLINIIIWGCTSVFILGLNIESYLLNAAIVISAYSLTRIIGFSTLRTNTNQLKIEQAVEEDFETIASIHNRNILKRNAIIETDGGFLLSPINVDNLIDRIKNNSSSFYVCKLRNQKPNKIIGFMEIVDQNSTYLDKLLQHTDWLDDEHLKLIKRNKHVHILTIASDIDYRGMGVGSSLYEFIEEEFPFGIYSAFIAIEPYRNKASISFHEKYGFMTAGSYTSKEFEGLKDYKSLFYIKKSIDFTDT, encoded by the coding sequence ATGAAACATAAAAAAAGCGAAACTATATCTCGATTTGTTAACGAAATGTATATTCTACTAATTGGAATTGGATTAGGAAATATGATTTTTCGAAATACTAAAAGGTTCAATTTTTCAGAAATTGATGGTTTCGTTGATGTTTTTCTGGGCTTATTTGTTATTTATGTGGCCATTAGATATTGGTTGGATTGGATTGAATATATTCAAGAAAAAGTAAAAACTACAAAACGAGAATTTATCATTGATTTCCTTATTCTTATTAACATCTTATTACTTTTTTCTTTTTTCTATAAAATAAATACCCTAACCCTATTAATGCTTTCTATTTCAACTTTTGATTTAATTTGGACCCTAAACTACATATTTGAGAATAGAAACGAAGATAATCTAAAGTTCGTGAATCAGCGGAACTGGATTATAGAGAAGTTGATAAACATTATTATTTGGGGGTGCACTTCTGTTTTTATACTAGGCTTGAATATCGAAAGTTATTTATTAAATGCAGCAATTGTTATATCGGCTTATTCTCTTACCAGAATTATTGGTTTTAGCACACTAAGAACAAATACAAATCAACTAAAAATAGAACAAGCTGTAGAGGAAGATTTTGAAACAATTGCATCAATACACAACAGAAACATTTTGAAAAGAAACGCAATAATAGAAACAGACGGAGGTTTTCTATTAAGTCCAATCAATGTTGACAATCTTATAGACAGGATTAAAAATAATAGTAGCTCATTTTATGTGTGTAAATTAAGAAATCAGAAGCCCAACAAAATTATTGGATTTATGGAAATTGTTGATCAAAATAGCACCTATTTAGACAAGCTATTACAACATACCGATTGGCTTGATGATGAACATTTAAAATTAATAAAAAGAAATAAACACGTTCATATATTGACTATTGCATCCGATATTGATTATCGAGGAATGGGAGTTGGTAGCTCTTTATACGAATTTATAGAAGAAGAATTCCCCTTTGGAATATATTCGGCTTTTATTGCAATTGAACCATACAGAAATAAAGCCTCTATAAGTTTCCATGAAAAATATGGTTTTATGACTGCAGGTTCCTATACTTCAAAAGAATTTGAAGGATTAAAAGACTACAAGAGTTTGTTTTACATAAAAAAGTCGATCGATTTCACTGACACCTAA